The following are encoded together in the Salinibacterium sp. UTAS2018 genome:
- a CDS encoding WXG100 family type VII secretion target yields MANMNVTYSEMTDAAGRLISGKDELITKLTELQTLVNGLVESGFVTDSASGAFQVSYETFTQGTTQAVTGLDGMSTFLTTAADQLSQVDTELGNAIRG; encoded by the coding sequence ATGGCGAACATGAACGTAACTTATTCAGAAATGACGGATGCTGCGGGTCGTTTGATCTCCGGCAAAGACGAGCTGATCACGAAACTCACTGAGCTTCAGACTCTCGTCAACGGTCTCGTAGAGAGTGGCTTCGTCACTGACTCCGCTTCAGGAGCATTTCAAGTCTCGTACGAAACCTTTACGCAGGGCACCACTCAGGCTGTCACTGGTCTAGACGGCATGAGCACGTTCCTTACCACCGCCGCTGACCAGCTTTCGCAGGTCGACACCGAGCTGGGAAACGCAATCCGCGGATAG
- the leuD gene encoding 3-isopropylmalate dehydratase small subunit, translating into MDKITTISGVAVPLKRSNVDTDQIIPAEFLKRVTKTGFEDALFFGWRQDPDFILNREPYSHGKILIAGSDFGTGSSREHAVWALRDFGFQAVLSSRFGDIFRGNSGKQGLLAAQLTEADIETLWALVEADSELEVSVDLESRTVSAGSAQFSFEIDDYTRWRLLEGLDDIGLTLRNETDITEFESRRESWRPKTLPAK; encoded by the coding sequence ATGGACAAGATCACGACCATCAGCGGAGTCGCCGTTCCGCTCAAGCGCAGCAACGTTGACACCGACCAGATCATCCCAGCTGAGTTTCTCAAGCGAGTGACGAAGACTGGCTTCGAAGACGCCCTCTTCTTCGGCTGGCGCCAAGACCCTGACTTCATCCTTAACCGTGAGCCTTACAGCCACGGCAAAATTCTCATCGCAGGTTCAGACTTCGGTACTGGCTCCAGCCGTGAGCACGCCGTCTGGGCTCTTCGCGACTTCGGCTTCCAAGCCGTGCTCAGTTCGCGATTCGGAGACATTTTCCGCGGTAACTCGGGCAAGCAGGGTCTTTTGGCAGCGCAATTGACTGAGGCGGACATCGAGACTTTGTGGGCCCTCGTCGAGGCCGACTCTGAACTCGAAGTGAGCGTCGACCTTGAATCACGCACCGTGAGTGCAGGATCTGCACAGTTCTCTTTCGAGATTGACGATTACACTAGATGGCGTTTGCTCGAAGGCCTCGATGACATCGGCCTCACCCTGAGAAACGAAACAGACATCACGGAGTTCGAAAGCCGCCGCGAATCATGGCGACCTAAGACTTTGCCAGCGAAGTAG
- the murA gene encoding UDP-N-acetylglucosamine 1-carboxyvinyltransferase — translation MNPLAQDATAAAKRSGLHSNQIVINGGKPLRGRINVRGAKNLATKAMVAALLADTPSVLRDVPAISDVGVVTGMLEAYGVTVTETSDGELTLDPKNVLKAHFAKIDALAGSSRIPILFCGPLLHRLGEALIPDLGGCRIGDRPIDFHLDALRAFGAVVDKSYEGIRLTAPDGLHGANIDLPYPSVGATEQVLLTAVLAKGVTELKGAAIEPEIMDLIAILQKMGAIINVEPNRVIFIEGVEKLSGYNHRALFDRNEAASWASAALATGGDIFVEGALQQELMTFLNIFRKVGGAFDIAEDGIRFWHPGGPLKPVVIETDVHPGFMTDWQQPLIVALTQAEGRSVVHETVYENRLGFTSALIEMGANIEVFEEGIESVSRRVPRRPLEQAAVIIGPTPLHGADVEIPDLRGGFSHLIAALTADGQSTVSNIGIIARGYEHFIDKLESLGADFVYEG, via the coding sequence ATGAATCCATTGGCACAAGACGCGACCGCGGCAGCCAAGCGCTCAGGACTGCATTCCAACCAGATCGTCATCAACGGCGGCAAGCCGCTTCGCGGACGTATCAACGTTCGTGGTGCCAAGAACCTCGCTACTAAAGCAATGGTAGCGGCGCTTCTCGCTGACACCCCCAGCGTTCTCAGGGACGTTCCGGCCATTAGCGACGTCGGCGTCGTTACCGGGATGCTTGAGGCCTACGGCGTTACGGTCACCGAGACCAGTGACGGCGAACTCACCCTCGACCCCAAGAACGTACTCAAGGCACACTTCGCCAAGATTGATGCCCTTGCCGGTTCTAGCCGTATCCCGATCCTCTTCTGCGGTCCGCTTCTTCACCGCCTCGGCGAAGCTCTCATCCCTGACCTCGGTGGTTGCCGCATCGGCGACCGCCCCATTGACTTCCATTTGGATGCTCTGCGTGCCTTCGGCGCTGTCGTTGACAAGAGCTATGAGGGCATTCGCCTCACGGCTCCCGACGGCCTCCACGGCGCGAACATCGATCTGCCCTACCCGAGCGTGGGAGCAACCGAACAGGTCTTGCTCACCGCTGTGCTGGCCAAGGGCGTCACTGAGCTCAAGGGCGCAGCAATCGAGCCCGAGATCATGGATCTCATCGCCATCTTGCAAAAGATGGGCGCCATTATCAATGTTGAGCCCAACCGCGTCATCTTCATTGAGGGTGTAGAGAAGCTCAGCGGCTACAACCACCGCGCGCTGTTCGACCGCAACGAGGCCGCCAGCTGGGCATCCGCCGCACTGGCAACGGGCGGAGACATCTTCGTCGAGGGTGCTTTGCAGCAAGAGCTCATGACCTTTTTGAACATCTTCCGCAAGGTTGGTGGCGCTTTCGACATCGCTGAAGACGGCATCCGTTTCTGGCACCCGGGCGGGCCGCTCAAGCCGGTTGTTATCGAGACTGACGTTCACCCCGGCTTCATGACCGACTGGCAGCAGCCGCTTATCGTGGCGCTCACCCAGGCTGAAGGCCGTTCAGTCGTTCACGAGACCGTGTACGAAAACCGTTTGGGCTTCACATCGGCGCTAATCGAGATGGGCGCCAACATCGAGGTCTTCGAAGAGGGAATCGAGTCGGTCAGCCGTCGCGTGCCTCGTCGTCCGCTGGAGCAGGCCGCCGTCATTATTGGGCCGACGCCGCTGCACGGAGCAGACGTCGAGATTCCTGACCTGCGTGGTGGCTTCAGCCACCTCATTGCGGCGCTGACTGCTGACGGGCAATCGACCGTGAGCAACATCGGCATCATTGCGCGTGGGTACGAACACTTCATCGACAAGCTCGAATCGCTGGGCGCTGACTTCGTCTACGAGGGATAG
- the leuC gene encoding 3-isopropylmalate dehydratase large subunit, producing the protein MGKTLAEKVWDDHLVVKGADGTPDLIYIDLHLVHEVTSPQAFDGLRMAGRPVRRPDLTIATEDHNTPTLAIHKPIADLTSRTQIQTLRNNAKEFGVRLHSLGDIEQGIVHVVGPQLGLTMPGITVVCGDSHTSTHGAFGAMAFGIGTSEVEHVLATQTLPLKAFKTMAITVEGELRPGVTAKDIILAVIAQIGTGGGQGYVLEFRGSAIRSLSMEGRMTICNMSIEAGARAGMIAPDQITYDYLKGRPHAPEGADWDAAVEYWDTLATDDDAVFDAEVFLDANTLEPFVTWGTNPGQGVSLSDNVPVPGDIADPNERASAERALEYMALDAGMPMKDIRVDAVFMGSCTNSRIEDLRAFTSIIQGRKKADHVRVMVVPGSARVRLEAEAEGLDKIVEEFGAEWRFAGCSMCLGMNPDQLAPGERCASTSNRNFEGRQGKGGRTHLVSPLVAAATAIRGTLSSPWDLENSPLPEQLALAATTAEESR; encoded by the coding sequence ATGGGCAAGACCCTGGCAGAGAAAGTGTGGGATGACCATCTGGTCGTCAAGGGTGCCGACGGCACGCCCGACCTTATCTACATCGACCTTCACCTTGTGCACGAAGTCACGAGCCCTCAAGCATTCGACGGACTTCGGATGGCCGGCCGCCCGGTTCGCCGCCCCGACCTCACGATCGCCACCGAAGACCACAACACGCCGACTCTCGCGATCCACAAGCCGATCGCTGACCTCACGAGCCGCACGCAGATTCAGACTCTGCGCAACAACGCTAAAGAGTTCGGAGTGCGGCTGCACTCGCTCGGCGACATCGAGCAGGGCATCGTTCACGTTGTCGGACCGCAGCTCGGCCTGACCATGCCCGGCATCACTGTTGTCTGCGGCGACTCGCACACCAGCACGCACGGAGCCTTCGGCGCCATGGCGTTCGGCATCGGCACGAGTGAAGTCGAGCACGTTCTCGCCACTCAAACTCTTCCGCTGAAAGCCTTCAAGACGATGGCAATCACCGTTGAGGGTGAGCTGCGCCCCGGGGTCACTGCCAAGGACATCATCCTCGCCGTCATTGCGCAGATCGGAACCGGCGGTGGGCAAGGTTACGTTCTCGAATTCCGCGGCAGCGCCATCCGCTCCCTCTCTATGGAGGGCCGCATGACGATCTGCAACATGTCGATCGAAGCGGGCGCTCGCGCCGGCATGATCGCGCCCGACCAGATCACGTACGACTACCTCAAGGGCCGCCCGCACGCACCAGAAGGTGCCGACTGGGATGCCGCCGTCGAATATTGGGACACCCTAGCGACCGACGATGACGCCGTCTTCGACGCCGAAGTCTTCCTCGACGCCAATACCTTGGAGCCCTTCGTGACTTGGGGGACCAACCCCGGCCAGGGAGTGTCGCTCAGCGACAACGTTCCGGTTCCCGGCGACATCGCCGACCCCAACGAGCGGGCCTCGGCCGAGCGCGCGCTCGAATACATGGCGCTCGATGCCGGTATGCCCATGAAGGACATCCGCGTGGATGCCGTCTTCATGGGATCGTGCACCAACAGCCGCATCGAAGACCTCCGGGCTTTCACCTCGATCATTCAGGGCCGCAAGAAGGCCGACCACGTGCGCGTCATGGTTGTGCCCGGCTCTGCCCGTGTTCGTCTCGAAGCAGAAGCGGAAGGCCTCGACAAGATTGTCGAAGAGTTCGGCGCCGAATGGCGTTTCGCTGGTTGCTCGATGTGCCTGGGTATGAACCCTGACCAGCTGGCTCCGGGGGAGCGTTGCGCCTCCACCAGTAACCGCAACTTCGAAGGTCGCCAAGGTAAGGGTGGGCGCACCCATCTGGTGTCGCCGCTCGTTGCCGCGGCCACCGCGATCCGCGGAACGCTCTCAAGCCCGTGGGATCTCGAGAACAGCCCGCTGCCCGAACAACTGGCGCTCGCCGCTACGACCGCTGAGGAGTCCCGCTAA
- a CDS encoding FHA domain-containing protein, whose protein sequence is MTAADENEFIVPPPGMAPKRVEQVPPSPAAAEENDVIDLPPGLVDSGTFRIPQRRETAAAPAPAHAAEIPVFFPVTAPGMPVDEKSSALSAAPAPPVEQHYAPPRLEDAIAPAPAPAPAPPTPTIEADDAIDEETHFARADSRVPASPRWQLTFADGSTVVLDRTTLLGRGPAANPQWPDARLLPVADPSKSVSKTHAALQLTAAGDLRVHDLHSTNGVHVTAPGEIEREVHPGTVHPLTKSGQIRLGQFVIVVERS, encoded by the coding sequence ATGACTGCTGCAGACGAGAATGAGTTCATCGTTCCGCCTCCCGGCATGGCCCCGAAGCGAGTCGAACAAGTTCCGCCGTCCCCAGCGGCTGCCGAGGAAAACGACGTCATAGATCTTCCTCCGGGCCTCGTGGACTCTGGAACCTTCCGCATTCCGCAACGCAGGGAGACGGCTGCCGCCCCAGCCCCCGCGCACGCGGCAGAGATCCCCGTTTTTTTCCCCGTCACAGCACCGGGGATGCCGGTCGACGAAAAATCCAGCGCACTGTCTGCTGCTCCCGCTCCACCGGTTGAACAGCACTACGCGCCGCCTCGCCTCGAAGACGCTATCGCACCAGCACCAGCACCAGCACCAGCGCCGCCTACGCCGACGATCGAAGCCGACGATGCGATCGACGAAGAAACTCACTTCGCCCGCGCGGACAGCAGGGTGCCCGCATCCCCGAGGTGGCAACTGACGTTCGCCGACGGCTCGACGGTCGTGCTTGATCGCACCACACTTCTAGGGCGGGGCCCAGCGGCCAACCCCCAGTGGCCGGATGCCCGACTGCTGCCAGTCGCTGACCCCAGCAAGTCTGTTTCCAAGACACACGCGGCGCTCCAGCTGACTGCTGCGGGCGACCTGCGCGTGCACGATTTACATTCCACGAATGGCGTGCACGTGACTGCGCCAGGCGAAATTGAGCGAGAAGTGCATCCCGGTACGGTGCACCCTCTGACGAAAAGTGGGCAGATCCGGCTAGGCCAATTCGTGATCGTTGTCGAGCGCAGCTAA
- a CDS encoding FtsK/SpoIIIE domain-containing protein has translation MKLKLTLTRASHLDDDIVVTTDAAATVADIATTIARVDPLRAGVAADNRPLTLRAALPGQDEWLVLHPDAAIGEAWVGSGAKVELSDAGVYFAAKGSGNSPQVATIRVMSGPDAGREFPLRAGSVTLGRDSSCDVVLSDPLVSKRHVRLEISDVVEVVDLGSANGVVVDGGLVPRLLVTQSESILVGDSELRIDVAESVASRGLVQRPGPVMFNRSPRVETRYPGRTFTAPEVPAEKEDSTFPWLAMVAPVLLGVSMWLIFDRPAALLFVLMSPMMLIGNYFMNKSKNKRSLKKAIAKFDIHLATLSEQLAAERVVERTARLAESPATSETLDQALRRGPLMWTRRAEHWSFLNIRLGVGTMKSRNVVESSSRGDLLPEFQERLDVVISDNERVSGVPIVDNLFDSGALGIAGDPAVTASVVNGLVVQLTALHSPAELVVASLVTPQWSRELGWLKWMPHTSSPQSPLEGSHLTDSSSSSAVLLAALEAVVDQRLKDAKASRRGAMAQRRAALERGAEIGENSAEEGTKSPIPAIVVLISSDAAVDRARLVQLAERGADAGVFPLWFAPTLDELPAVCRTYMSVTADAPLATAGLVRLGEAITDVEVEHVGADQALEFARRLSPVIDAGAVVVDDSDLPRSISLVTVLGHELVEASDAVVDRWRQNESIHDRTPGASPSKRRSGKLRATVGSAGIDAMHLDLRTQGPHALVGGTTGSGKSEFLQAWVLGMAAEYSPDRVSFLFIDYKGGAAFADCVSLPHCVGLVTDLSPHLVRRALTSLRAELHFREHLLVRKKAKDLLELEKRGDPESPPALVLVIDEFAALVGEVPEFVDGVVDIAQRGRSLGIHLIMATQRPAGVIKDNLRANTNLRVALRMADESDSSDVIGTKSAAHFDPSIPGRGIAKTGPGRLQQFQSGYAGGWTSRDPERPSVEVAELRFGGDVPWEEPRVDAVEESRDLGPTDQQRLVSSIVAAASSAGIPAPRRPWLDEISSVYDLSLLRQRTDRELLIGVSDLPTQQEQLPVYFLPDVDGHIAIYGTGGSGKSTALRTLANAAAITPRGGPMEVYGLDFGTGSLRMLESLPHVGSIISGDDPERVIRLFRYLKAQLESRAPRFAAANASSITDYRTLANSPAERRVLLLIDGFPSFREDWEVASGRSAWYDVFKDILSDGRQLGIHVAFTADRPGAVPSSVGASIQRRVILRLADDTGYSMLDAPSDILSPSSPPGRAIVDGRETQVAVLGGSVSMTAQSAAAEKLAQSMLRAGVTPVDPIRALPKEYSESALPDRVDTKITLGVSDEALEAVGLEPAGTLLISGPPASGRSNALQWLARSVARYDTSARRYYLGNARSGLAGALEWTSAATTVEQVAALAKDLSAAVSDPETEGKISVFIENISDFLQTPADAAIVELVKAVKRSEHLLVAEAETTSWNASWPLFAEIKNARRGLLLQPDSIEGDILLKTPLPRGSRSEFPAGRGMFIARGKVSRVQLPLL, from the coding sequence ATGAAGCTGAAACTCACTCTCACGAGGGCATCGCACCTCGACGACGACATCGTCGTGACGACCGACGCCGCCGCCACCGTTGCGGATATCGCCACAACGATCGCGCGCGTCGATCCGCTGCGGGCCGGTGTGGCAGCTGACAACCGCCCGCTTACTCTTCGTGCAGCCCTACCCGGCCAAGATGAGTGGCTCGTGCTGCATCCTGACGCCGCAATCGGTGAAGCCTGGGTGGGTTCCGGGGCGAAAGTCGAGCTCTCTGATGCCGGTGTTTACTTCGCGGCAAAGGGGTCGGGGAATTCCCCTCAGGTGGCAACCATTCGGGTGATGAGCGGGCCAGACGCCGGCAGAGAGTTTCCGCTGCGTGCAGGGTCCGTGACCCTCGGCCGAGATTCTTCGTGCGACGTGGTTCTCAGCGACCCGCTGGTTTCCAAGCGCCATGTGAGGCTAGAAATATCTGACGTCGTTGAGGTGGTTGACCTTGGATCAGCCAACGGCGTGGTCGTTGATGGTGGGCTGGTGCCACGGTTGCTCGTCACGCAGTCGGAGAGCATTCTGGTAGGAGATTCCGAACTGCGCATTGACGTGGCGGAATCTGTTGCGTCGCGAGGGCTTGTGCAACGACCGGGGCCGGTCATGTTCAACCGTTCACCGCGAGTCGAGACGCGGTACCCGGGCCGCACTTTCACTGCTCCCGAAGTACCTGCCGAGAAAGAAGACAGCACCTTCCCGTGGTTAGCCATGGTGGCGCCGGTGTTGCTCGGTGTGAGCATGTGGCTGATTTTCGACCGTCCGGCAGCGCTCCTTTTCGTTCTCATGTCGCCGATGATGCTGATCGGTAACTACTTCATGAACAAGTCGAAGAACAAACGGAGCTTGAAAAAGGCAATCGCGAAGTTCGACATCCACTTGGCAACTCTCTCCGAACAACTGGCGGCCGAGCGCGTAGTTGAGCGAACGGCGCGGCTTGCAGAGTCTCCGGCGACGTCGGAGACTCTCGATCAAGCGCTGCGGCGCGGTCCGCTCATGTGGACGCGGCGAGCCGAGCACTGGTCCTTCCTCAACATCCGCTTGGGTGTCGGCACAATGAAGTCACGGAACGTCGTCGAATCTTCCTCTCGCGGCGACCTCCTGCCTGAGTTTCAAGAACGGCTCGACGTTGTGATCTCCGATAACGAGCGAGTTTCTGGGGTGCCAATCGTCGACAACCTCTTCGATTCGGGCGCGCTTGGTATCGCTGGCGACCCTGCTGTCACGGCGAGCGTCGTCAACGGACTCGTGGTCCAACTCACCGCATTGCACTCGCCAGCCGAGCTGGTCGTTGCTTCCTTAGTGACACCGCAGTGGTCGCGTGAGTTGGGGTGGCTGAAGTGGATGCCTCACACGTCGTCTCCGCAAAGCCCACTGGAGGGTAGCCACCTCACCGATAGTTCGTCGAGTTCTGCGGTGCTGCTCGCTGCCTTAGAGGCAGTGGTCGATCAACGTCTGAAGGATGCGAAGGCGAGCCGTCGCGGGGCGATGGCTCAGCGTCGAGCAGCTCTCGAACGCGGCGCCGAGATCGGGGAGAACTCAGCAGAGGAAGGCACGAAGTCTCCGATCCCTGCGATCGTCGTTCTGATCTCTAGCGATGCGGCCGTGGATCGAGCGCGTCTTGTTCAACTCGCGGAACGCGGTGCTGACGCGGGCGTCTTCCCCCTGTGGTTCGCACCGACGCTCGACGAGTTGCCTGCGGTCTGCCGAACCTACATGAGTGTGACCGCTGACGCGCCCTTAGCGACCGCGGGCTTAGTGCGATTGGGAGAGGCAATAACCGACGTTGAGGTCGAGCACGTTGGCGCGGACCAGGCATTGGAGTTCGCTCGTCGCCTATCGCCCGTGATTGATGCTGGAGCCGTCGTGGTGGATGACAGCGACCTACCGCGGTCGATCTCGCTCGTGACGGTACTCGGCCACGAGCTTGTCGAGGCAAGCGACGCTGTTGTTGACCGCTGGCGCCAGAATGAGTCCATCCACGACCGGACTCCCGGCGCAAGCCCGAGCAAACGTCGCTCGGGAAAGCTGCGGGCAACGGTAGGCAGCGCTGGCATCGATGCTATGCACCTTGATTTGCGTACGCAGGGTCCGCACGCTCTGGTGGGCGGAACCACGGGTTCCGGCAAGAGTGAGTTTTTGCAGGCATGGGTGCTGGGCATGGCTGCCGAGTACAGTCCTGATCGGGTGTCGTTCCTCTTTATCGACTACAAAGGTGGCGCGGCGTTCGCCGATTGTGTCAGCCTGCCGCACTGTGTTGGTTTGGTTACCGACCTGAGCCCGCATCTCGTTCGTCGTGCCCTCACAAGCTTGCGGGCTGAGCTCCACTTCCGGGAACACCTGCTGGTTCGCAAAAAAGCGAAAGACCTTCTTGAACTGGAGAAGCGCGGTGACCCCGAGAGCCCACCCGCTCTGGTTTTGGTCATCGACGAATTCGCGGCGCTCGTGGGGGAGGTGCCGGAATTTGTGGATGGCGTCGTCGACATCGCTCAGCGCGGGCGTTCGTTGGGCATCCATCTCATCATGGCAACACAGCGCCCTGCCGGTGTGATTAAAGACAACCTGCGCGCGAACACCAATCTTCGAGTGGCGTTACGCATGGCGGATGAGTCTGACAGCAGCGATGTCATCGGTACGAAATCGGCCGCGCACTTTGACCCCTCTATTCCTGGTCGCGGTATCGCGAAGACGGGCCCGGGGCGTTTGCAGCAGTTTCAGTCCGGGTATGCGGGCGGATGGACATCACGGGATCCCGAACGACCGAGCGTGGAGGTTGCCGAGTTGCGTTTCGGTGGGGACGTTCCCTGGGAGGAACCACGAGTCGATGCCGTTGAGGAATCGCGGGACCTTGGCCCCACTGACCAACAACGGCTGGTGTCATCGATTGTCGCCGCGGCGTCATCAGCGGGAATTCCGGCACCACGACGGCCGTGGCTCGATGAAATTTCTTCTGTCTACGACTTGTCATTGCTTCGCCAACGAACTGACCGTGAGTTACTGATCGGCGTTTCCGATCTCCCTACGCAACAAGAGCAATTACCGGTCTACTTCTTACCGGATGTCGATGGTCACATCGCCATCTACGGTACTGGTGGTTCCGGAAAGAGTACGGCGCTGCGCACACTGGCGAACGCTGCCGCGATCACTCCACGCGGTGGCCCTATGGAGGTCTACGGGCTCGATTTCGGCACGGGCAGTTTGCGGATGCTGGAATCGCTGCCGCACGTTGGCTCAATCATCAGCGGGGATGATCCTGAGCGCGTCATTCGCCTGTTCCGCTATCTAAAAGCTCAACTAGAGTCACGAGCGCCCCGGTTCGCCGCGGCAAATGCCTCGAGCATCACCGACTACCGCACTTTGGCCAACTCACCAGCAGAACGGCGAGTGCTATTGCTGATCGACGGCTTCCCGTCGTTCCGTGAAGACTGGGAAGTGGCTAGTGGGCGGTCGGCCTGGTACGACGTGTTCAAGGACATTCTTAGCGATGGACGCCAGTTGGGCATCCACGTGGCGTTCACTGCTGATCGCCCCGGTGCCGTTCCTTCGTCGGTGGGGGCGAGCATCCAACGTCGCGTCATTCTGCGATTGGCCGATGACACCGGCTACAGCATGCTTGATGCGCCGAGCGACATCTTGAGCCCTTCGTCGCCTCCGGGGCGCGCGATTGTCGATGGACGAGAGACGCAAGTCGCCGTTCTCGGCGGGTCCGTTTCGATGACCGCACAGTCAGCCGCCGCCGAGAAGCTGGCGCAGTCAATGCTGCGCGCGGGAGTGACCCCAGTAGATCCGATTCGAGCGTTGCCCAAGGAATACTCCGAATCGGCGTTGCCGGATCGTGTCGACACCAAGATCACCCTCGGTGTGAGCGATGAAGCCCTAGAAGCCGTCGGTTTGGAACCGGCGGGAACGCTTCTGATATCTGGTCCGCCCGCAAGCGGTCGAAGCAATGCGCTTCAGTGGCTTGCCCGCTCGGTCGCTCGCTACGATACTTCTGCGCGGCGCTATTATCTCGGTAACGCTCGCTCGGGGCTGGCCGGAGCGCTCGAGTGGACGAGCGCGGCGACGACGGTGGAACAGGTCGCGGCTCTCGCGAAGGACCTTTCTGCTGCAGTGAGTGATCCAGAAACAGAGGGCAAAATTTCTGTCTTCATCGAGAACATTTCTGACTTCTTGCAGACTCCCGCTGATGCTGCGATCGTCGAGTTAGTTAAGGCGGTGAAGCGCAGCGAGCACCTGCTCGTCGCCGAGGCAGAGACAACGTCGTGGAATGCATCGTGGCCGTTGTTCGCCGAAATCAAGAACGCGAGACGGGGTCTGCTGTTGCAGCCCGACTCAATCGAGGGCGACATTCTGCTCAAGACTCCGCTTCCGCGCGGTAGCCGCAGCGAGTTTCCTGCTGGCCGGGGAATGTTCATTGCTCGCGGCAAAGTCTCTCGGGTGCAGCTGCCCCTGCTGTGA